In bacterium, a single window of DNA contains:
- a CDS encoding UbiA family prenyltransferase, with protein MSSNNGILQDKPANRREVFHGFLELIRLPNLLTVPGDILAGFTLAGVSPGNLPCIVPVLLISLFLYTCGLILNDYVDRETDRAERPGRPIPSGRVQPGTALTIALVLLVLAIFLSLITGRENVPLIGCAASSFHPGFSLIGITGGLAALILLYNCCVRTIPLAGFGVMGLCRGANLLLGASIGARPFTAAVFIGAGLEASYIAAVSAIAHQETRGGTVHGARRFLPLAPVIALASLGMFSRFSFLKMGVILFTAGWTWHTLWFGSWNGRSIPTKVGQLIRNIILIQSGLLVLTMDRSPEQSHFILIALPFLMLFFIFSLWAGQRFYGS; from the coding sequence ATGAGCAGCAACAATGGAATACTGCAGGATAAACCCGCAAACCGAAGAGAGGTTTTTCACGGCTTTTTGGAGCTGATACGTCTGCCTAATCTGCTTACCGTGCCTGGAGACATCCTGGCAGGATTTACCCTGGCCGGTGTTTCTCCCGGCAATCTCCCGTGCATTGTGCCTGTCCTCCTGATCTCTCTCTTTCTGTATACCTGCGGGTTGATTCTCAATGACTATGTTGATCGGGAAACCGACCGGGCAGAGCGTCCCGGTCGGCCAATACCGTCAGGGAGAGTCCAGCCGGGGACGGCACTGACCATTGCTCTGGTCCTGCTTGTTCTGGCCATCTTCCTGAGCTTGATCACTGGCCGGGAGAATGTGCCGCTGATTGGTTGTGCAGCCTCCTCTTTCCATCCCGGATTCTCTCTTATCGGGATTACCGGAGGGCTGGCTGCCCTTATCCTCCTGTACAACTGCTGTGTGCGCACTATCCCCCTTGCAGGTTTTGGGGTCATGGGACTGTGCCGGGGAGCAAACCTCCTTCTGGGTGCCAGCATTGGGGCCAGGCCCTTTACGGCTGCCGTATTCATCGGTGCCGGTCTTGAGGCTTCCTATATTGCAGCGGTATCTGCAATTGCACATCAGGAAACCAGGGGAGGAACCGTTCACGGAGCAAGGCGCTTTTTGCCCCTGGCTCCTGTTATCGCTCTGGCAAGCCTGGGGATGTTTTCCCGGTTTTCCTTTCTCAAGATGGGAGTAATCCTCTTTACCGCTGGCTGGACATGGCATACCCTGTGGTTCGGAAGCTGGAATGGACGCTCTATTCCGACAAAGGTTGGCCAGTTGATTCGCAATATCATTCTGATCCAGAGCGGACTTCTCGTGCTTACGATGGACAGGAGCCCGGAACAGAGCCATTTTATTCTCATTGCCCTGCCCTTCCTGATGCTTTTCTTTATCTTTTCCCTGTGGGCAGGTCAGCGGTTTTACGGGAGTTAA
- a CDS encoding nucleotide pyrophosphatase/phosphodiesterase family protein, which yields MPEKILLVQVAACGYNFLMHNTGGRELYHHLAVKPIQALFPALTCVVQASLRTAALPRSHGIVGNGFFFREEWKPLFWEQSSRLIQGPRIWEGFRSRGGKVALMFIQQSLGPDSDLFLSPAPVHKHHGGMILDCISEPPELNHRLRQALGRVFPLHHYWGPLASKKSSQWITRALMAVMEGESPDFLYAYLPHLDYALQKYGPTAQESRKAFHELDSLLGSLLPAARKGKYRVILFGDYPILEARGVVFPNKALRKAGFFKTRDIGGRLYPNYHTSAAFGIADHQIAHIQLFEPGKLQEVRDVLEKLPGVDKVLDRTAMAEVGLDHPRSGELVLVASPGYWFDYRWWDERKEAPDFAGHVDIHNKPGYDPCELFWGWPPPSISQNPSRIKGTHGRVDHHEPVFYATDLELPHEPGSIIELAESIRELLDSR from the coding sequence ATGCCGGAAAAGATACTGCTTGTACAGGTTGCAGCCTGTGGGTATAACTTCCTCATGCACAATACCGGAGGGAGAGAACTCTATCACCATCTTGCCGTCAAGCCCATTCAGGCCCTTTTTCCCGCCTTGACCTGTGTGGTGCAGGCCAGCTTGCGCACAGCCGCCCTGCCTCGCTCTCATGGGATTGTCGGCAACGGATTTTTCTTCCGGGAAGAGTGGAAGCCGCTCTTCTGGGAACAAAGCAGCCGGTTGATCCAGGGACCCAGAATCTGGGAGGGTTTCCGTTCACGGGGGGGAAAAGTGGCCCTGATGTTCATCCAGCAATCCCTTGGGCCAGACAGTGACCTTTTTCTCTCCCCTGCCCCTGTTCATAAACATCACGGGGGAATGATCCTTGACTGTATTTCAGAGCCGCCGGAATTAAACCACAGGCTGCGGCAGGCGCTTGGCCGCGTCTTTCCTCTCCACCACTACTGGGGGCCTCTGGCCTCGAAGAAATCCAGCCAGTGGATCACCCGTGCGCTTATGGCGGTTATGGAAGGGGAATCGCCTGACTTTCTCTATGCTTATCTGCCGCACCTTGATTATGCCCTGCAAAAATATGGACCCACGGCCCAGGAAAGCAGGAAAGCCTTTCATGAGCTCGACTCACTGCTTGGCAGCCTTCTTCCCGCAGCCCGGAAGGGAAAATACCGGGTCATTCTGTTTGGAGATTATCCTATTCTCGAAGCCCGGGGAGTCGTTTTTCCCAATAAGGCCCTGCGGAAGGCCGGTTTCTTCAAAACCCGCGATATCGGAGGAAGGCTGTATCCGAATTACCATACCAGTGCAGCCTTCGGGATCGCGGACCATCAGATAGCCCATATCCAGCTCTTTGAGCCGGGAAAACTTCAAGAGGTCAGAGACGTGCTGGAGAAGCTCCCCGGAGTGGACAAGGTCCTCGACCGGACAGCCATGGCCGAGGTCGGTCTGGACCATCCACGGAGCGGAGAACTGGTCCTTGTGGCCAGCCCAGGATACTGGTTTGATTATCGATGGTGGGATGAACGCAAAGAAGCCCCTGACTTTGCGGGCCATGTGGATATCCATAATAAACCTGGGTATGACCCCTGCGAGCTGTTCTGGGGCTGGCCCCCTCCTTCGATATCTCAGAATCCTTCCCGGATCAAGGGAACTCATGGCCGTGTGGATCACCACGAACCGGTTTTTTACGCAACGGACCTGGAGCTGCCGCACGAGCCTGGAAGCATCATCGAACTGGCTGAAAGCATCAGGGAATTACTTGACAGCAGATAA